In Rahnella variigena, one DNA window encodes the following:
- the cmoM gene encoding tRNA uridine 5-oxyacetic acid(34) methyltransferase CmoM yields the protein MQDRNFDDMAEKFSRNIYGTTKGRIRQAVLGQDLQELLQTLPQRPLRILDAGGGEGQMACELAALGHQVLLCDLSGEMIRRAEAAALEKGVSGNMQFVQCPAQHIAEHLEQPVDLILFHAVIEWLAEPRQALAALVDCLAPGGALSLMFYNIHGLVMRHMILGNFGHVEAGVPKIKKSSLLPDHPLEPAQVYQWLEELGMQISGKTGVRVFHDYLRNRQQHKQDFDELLALEQRYCRQEPFVSLGRYIHVMAHKPILKDEL from the coding sequence ATGCAGGATCGTAACTTCGACGATATGGCGGAAAAGTTTTCGCGCAATATCTACGGCACAACTAAGGGACGTATCCGTCAGGCTGTGCTGGGTCAGGATCTGCAAGAATTGCTACAAACGCTGCCTCAGCGACCATTGCGTATTCTTGATGCGGGCGGCGGTGAAGGGCAAATGGCCTGTGAACTTGCTGCTTTAGGACATCAGGTCTTGTTGTGCGATCTCTCCGGTGAGATGATCCGACGCGCCGAGGCCGCGGCGCTGGAAAAAGGTGTGAGCGGGAACATGCAATTTGTACAATGTCCGGCTCAGCACATTGCTGAACATTTGGAACAGCCGGTTGATCTGATATTGTTCCATGCGGTCATTGAATGGCTGGCAGAACCGCGTCAGGCACTGGCCGCGCTGGTCGATTGTCTGGCACCGGGTGGCGCATTATCGTTGATGTTTTACAATATCCACGGTCTGGTCATGCGGCATATGATCCTCGGCAACTTTGGTCATGTCGAGGCCGGTGTGCCTAAAATCAAAAAAAGCTCCCTGTTACCCGATCATCCGCTGGAACCTGCGCAGGTTTATCAGTGGCTGGAAGAACTTGGAATGCAGATAAGCGGCAAGACCGGTGTTAGAGTGTTCCACGATTATTTGCGAAACAGACAACAACATAAGCAGGATTTTGACGAGCTTTTGGCGCTGGAGCAGCGTTATTGCCGTCAGGAACCTTTTGTTAGTTTGGGACGCTACATCCATGTGATGGCGCACAAACCCATTCTGAAGGACGAATTATGA
- the elyC gene encoding envelope biogenesis factor ElyC: MLFILKKTFGGLLLPLPFILVIMAVALVLLWMTRWQKTGKVFFLLSWLLLLLLSIQPVADSLLRPIETGYPTYQVTGHTPVKFVVVLGGGYTYNPDWAPSSNLISNSLPRVTEGIRIYRANPGSKMIFTGAQAMTNPVSSAAVAGKVAQSLGVPDSDIILLDKPRDTHQEALEVKALIADQPFVLVTSANHLPRAMVFFRQQGLHPIPAPANQLAIDSPLNPWERALPQALFLSHSERAWYETLGRLWQWMTSPAPVTK, from the coding sequence ATGTTATTTATCCTAAAAAAAACCTTCGGTGGCCTGTTATTGCCGCTGCCCTTTATTCTGGTCATCATGGCGGTTGCACTGGTTTTGTTGTGGATGACCCGCTGGCAAAAAACAGGGAAAGTGTTTTTTTTACTGAGTTGGCTGCTTTTACTGCTGCTGAGTATACAGCCGGTCGCGGACAGTCTTCTGCGCCCGATTGAAACCGGGTATCCGACTTATCAGGTCACGGGGCATACGCCGGTTAAATTTGTGGTAGTTCTCGGTGGCGGTTATACCTACAACCCGGACTGGGCACCGAGTTCTAATCTCATCAGCAACAGTCTGCCACGTGTGACGGAAGGTATCCGTATTTACCGCGCAAATCCGGGTTCAAAAATGATTTTTACCGGTGCGCAGGCGATGACAAATCCGGTCAGCAGTGCCGCCGTGGCCGGAAAAGTGGCGCAAAGTTTAGGAGTGCCTGATAGCGATATTATCCTGCTCGATAAACCCAGAGATACGCATCAGGAAGCACTGGAAGTGAAAGCACTGATAGCTGACCAGCCTTTCGTGCTGGTGACGTCAGCAAATCATTTGCCTCGGGCGATGGTGTTTTTCCGGCAGCAGGGATTGCATCCGATCCCCGCACCGGCGAATCAGCTGGCGATCGATTCCCCGCTTAATCCGTGGGAACGTGCGCTGCCACAGGCCTTGTTCTTATCGCACAGCGAGCGGGCATGGTACGAAACGCTGGGGCGCTTATGGCAATGGATGACATCACCCGCGCCCGTAACGAAATAG
- a CDS encoding YcbJ family phosphotransferase has translation MEQLKAELSIVLGERLSRLECVSEQPYAHLFSLYDEQGYAMPLLAKSFVCQGIAGQEAYKLSMLAREGVVRVPTVYGMVTTHQKPYQEILLIERLRGVSAEAPTRTPERWKILQEQIVEAMLAWHRIDSHGCVGSVDSTQENRWENWYPQRIEVLWATLTNLQAPDLTPEDRTLLFRSRACIPALFEDFDDTPVLVHGNLSLRSMLKDPRSDQLLAMINPGPVLWAPREFDLFRLWEKGMSEQLLFGYLHKAPVSESFLARRWMYLVWESVAHMIHTGKLDRRQFDFARQQLLPWLN, from the coding sequence ATGGAACAGCTAAAAGCCGAATTGAGCATCGTGTTGGGCGAGCGTTTGTCCCGACTGGAATGTGTGAGTGAGCAGCCTTATGCCCATCTTTTTTCCCTTTATGATGAGCAGGGTTACGCCATGCCTTTGCTGGCGAAAAGTTTTGTTTGTCAGGGTATCGCCGGACAGGAAGCCTATAAATTGTCGATGCTGGCGAGAGAAGGTGTGGTACGGGTTCCGACGGTCTACGGCATGGTCACCACGCACCAGAAACCTTATCAGGAAATCCTGCTAATTGAGCGCCTGCGCGGCGTTTCAGCGGAAGCCCCGACACGTACGCCGGAACGCTGGAAAATATTACAGGAGCAAATTGTCGAAGCTATGCTGGCCTGGCACCGAATCGACAGTCACGGCTGCGTCGGTTCTGTTGACAGCACGCAGGAAAATCGTTGGGAAAACTGGTATCCGCAAAGAATAGAAGTGCTGTGGGCAACGTTAACGAATTTGCAGGCACCTGATCTGACGCCGGAAGACCGCACGCTGCTGTTTCGTTCCCGTGCCTGTATCCCCGCGCTGTTTGAAGATTTTGACGACACGCCGGTGCTGGTTCACGGCAATCTGTCGTTACGCAGTATGCTAAAAGACCCGCGCAGCGATCAGTTGCTGGCGATGATCAATCCCGGACCAGTGCTGTGGGCACCACGTGAGTTTGATTTGTTCCGCCTGTGGGAAAAAGGGATGAGCGAGCAGTTGCTGTTCGGCTATCTGCATAAAGCGCCGGTTTCTGAAAGCTTCCTTGCCCGCCGCTGGATGTATCTGGTGTGGGAGTCTGTTGCGCACATGATCCACACCGGCAAACTTGATCGCCGCCAGTTTGATTTTGCACGGCAACAACTGCTGCCGTGGCTTAACTGA
- the kdsB gene encoding 3-deoxy-manno-octulosonate cytidylyltransferase gives MSFIAIIPARFGSSRLPGKPLADINGKPMVVHVMERALESGAKRVIVATDHPDVAKAVEAAGGEVCLTRPDHESGTERLAEVIELCQFADDEIIVNVQGDEPLIPPVIIRQVADNLAKSEAGMATLAVPIETAEEAFNPNAVKVVRDARGYALYFSRATIPWERERFAVSKETVGDTFLRHIGIYAYRAGFIRQYVKWEPSQLEHIELLEQLRVLWYGEKIHVDVAKAIPSVGVDTAEDLERVRAILGHK, from the coding sequence ATGAGTTTTATTGCCATTATTCCGGCCCGTTTTGGGTCAAGCCGTTTGCCGGGTAAGCCGCTGGCGGATATCAACGGTAAACCGATGGTTGTGCATGTGATGGAGCGCGCCCTCGAGTCCGGGGCGAAAAGAGTGATTGTTGCGACCGATCACCCCGATGTAGCGAAAGCCGTCGAAGCGGCAGGTGGTGAAGTCTGCCTGACCCGTCCTGACCATGAGTCCGGTACTGAACGTCTGGCTGAAGTGATTGAGTTATGTCAGTTTGCTGATGATGAAATCATCGTTAACGTGCAGGGTGACGAGCCCCTGATCCCGCCGGTGATCATCCGTCAGGTGGCCGATAATCTGGCGAAAAGTGAAGCCGGTATGGCGACACTGGCCGTGCCTATCGAAACCGCGGAAGAGGCGTTCAACCCGAATGCTGTGAAAGTCGTTCGCGATGCACGCGGCTATGCGCTGTATTTCTCACGTGCAACTATTCCGTGGGAACGTGAGCGTTTTGCCGTTTCTAAGGAAACTGTCGGGGATACTTTCCTTCGCCACATTGGCATTTATGCTTACCGCGCAGGGTTTATCCGCCAGTATGTAAAATGGGAACCGAGCCAGCTTGAGCATATCGAACTGCTCGAACAGCTGCGGGTACTGTGGTACGGTGAAAAAATCCACGTTGATGTGGCGAAAGCCATTCCGTCGGTGGGTGTGGACACGGCAGAAGATTTAGAACGCGTGCGCGCAATCCTGGGTCATAAATAA
- a CDS encoding Trm112 family protein: MDHRLLEIVACPVCNGKLYFNKESQELVCKADSLAYPVRDGIPVLLENEARPLSVDETHP, encoded by the coding sequence ATGGATCATCGTTTACTTGAAATCGTTGCGTGCCCTGTCTGCAACGGCAAGCTCTACTTTAATAAAGAATCACAGGAACTGGTATGTAAGGCAGACAGTCTGGCTTATCCGGTCCGTGACGGTATCCCTGTATTATTAGAAAATGAAGCCCGTCCGCTATCTGTTGATGAGACGCATCCATGA
- a CDS encoding winged helix-turn-helix domain-containing protein translates to MSHPVISLASARTLHLSAQNLLKPVTRKPSAADVVQAIRDMGLLQIDTISVVARSPYLVLFSRLGHYSPQWLEEALFGGKIFEYWAHEACFIPSEDYGLLRHRMLNPQGMGWKFSQAWFDEHQSDIQALLGHIAENGPVRSADFTADKKSASGWWDWKPHKKHLETLFTSGKLMVSERRNFHRVYDLAERVMPDWDDASQTLDQGVAEYQMLRRSAQYLGIFKPEWLADYYRLKRVNTKAVIAQLLADEEITPVEVTGLEGIFYVHQQQFSLLQQATESRICSTVTTLLSPFDPVVWDRKRASVLFNFEYRIECYTPEAKRQYGYFTLPILQRGDLIGRVDAKMHRKEKILEVKSLHLEPQSTMTARRAQDVHGAITRFAQWQGAERVLTGNVPETLMAFWSTDWQV, encoded by the coding sequence ATGTCTCACCCGGTTATATCTCTCGCTTCAGCCCGCACCCTGCATTTATCTGCGCAAAACCTCCTAAAACCCGTTACCCGCAAACCGTCTGCTGCTGATGTTGTGCAGGCCATCCGTGATATGGGATTGCTGCAAATCGACACTATCAGTGTGGTGGCACGTAGCCCTTATTTGGTTCTCTTCAGTCGCTTAGGTCACTATTCTCCGCAATGGCTGGAAGAAGCGCTTTTCGGCGGAAAAATCTTTGAATATTGGGCGCATGAAGCCTGTTTTATTCCCAGCGAAGATTACGGATTATTACGTCACCGTATGCTGAATCCGCAGGGAATGGGCTGGAAGTTTTCTCAGGCCTGGTTTGATGAACATCAGTCAGATATACAGGCATTGCTGGGACATATTGCTGAAAACGGTCCCGTACGCTCGGCAGATTTTACCGCAGATAAAAAATCAGCCAGTGGCTGGTGGGACTGGAAGCCTCACAAAAAGCATCTGGAAACGTTGTTCACCTCGGGAAAACTGATGGTATCTGAACGGCGTAACTTCCACCGGGTTTACGACCTGGCCGAACGCGTAATGCCTGACTGGGATGATGCCAGCCAGACCCTTGATCAGGGCGTAGCGGAATATCAGATGCTGCGTCGCTCGGCGCAATATCTCGGCATCTTCAAACCGGAATGGCTGGCGGACTACTACCGTCTTAAGCGTGTGAATACCAAAGCCGTTATTGCACAATTGCTGGCTGATGAGGAAATCACACCCGTTGAAGTGACAGGGCTTGAGGGTATTTTTTACGTTCATCAGCAACAGTTTTCTTTGTTACAGCAAGCGACTGAATCACGAATTTGCTCAACCGTCACTACACTGCTTTCACCATTTGATCCGGTGGTGTGGGATCGCAAACGTGCATCGGTGCTGTTTAATTTTGAATACCGGATTGAGTGCTATACGCCGGAGGCAAAACGTCAGTATGGCTATTTCACGCTGCCAATATTACAGCGAGGCGACCTGATTGGACGTGTGGATGCCAAGATGCATCGTAAAGAAAAAATTCTGGAAGTGAAAAGTCTGCATCTTGAACCGCAGAGCACAATGACAGCCCGACGTGCGCAGGATGTTCACGGTGCAATTACGCGATTTGCGCAGTGGCAGGGAGCTGAAAGGGTGTTGACTGGAAATGTGCCGGAGACACTGATGGCGTTTTGGAGTACTGACTGGCAGGTTTAA
- a CDS encoding cold-shock protein, which produces MMLQMGLVKWYNQAKGYGFICPLDGSSEIYVQRTSIANTGNKSLSAGQKVEFTTYRSVAHGPSAADVIAF; this is translated from the coding sequence ATGATGTTACAAATGGGTTTAGTTAAATGGTACAACCAGGCTAAAGGCTACGGTTTTATTTGTCCGCTTGATGGTTCTTCTGAAATTTATGTTCAGCGTACTTCCATCGCGAATACCGGAAATAAATCCCTCAGCGCTGGCCAGAAGGTCGAATTCACCACTTATCGCAGCGTAGCACATGGCCCTTCCGCGGCTGATGTTATTGCGTTCTGA
- the cspE gene encoding transcription antiterminator/RNA stability regulator CspE, with protein sequence MSKKNGQVKWFNESKGFGFIEQADGGKDVFVHFSAIATDGFKTLAEGQRVEYTIQDSPRGPAAANVIAL encoded by the coding sequence ATGTCTAAGAAAAATGGTCAGGTTAAGTGGTTCAATGAAAGCAAAGGTTTTGGTTTTATTGAGCAAGCTGATGGCGGCAAAGATGTATTCGTACATTTTTCTGCAATCGCAACTGATGGTTTCAAAACTCTGGCTGAAGGCCAGCGTGTAGAATACACCATTCAGGACAGCCCGCGCGGTCCGGCTGCTGCCAACGTTATTGCTCTCTGA
- the lpxK gene encoding tetraacyldisaccharide 4'-kinase produces the protein MIDRIWSGKSPLYLLLLPLAWLYGLISTLIRFSYKAGLKKSWRAPVPVVVVGNLTAGGNGKTPVVIWLVETLQQHGFRVGVVSRGYGGKAENYPLLLCEETSTAQAGDEPVLIFQRTGAPVAVSPVRSDAVKALLVSHELDVIITDDGLQHYALARDVEIVVVDGIRRFGNGHWLPAGPMRERRSRLRSVDAVITNGGTAQSGELAMILQPGKAINLLTGEQRDPTSLQNVVAMAGIGHPPRFFATLKQLNVNVQKEVAFSDHQSYTLDKLSGVAQSGQALLMTEKDAVKCRSFAQPDWWYLPVDAKIEGVLAEKLLQKISDLILKNIR, from the coding sequence ATGATTGATCGCATCTGGTCAGGGAAATCACCGTTATATTTGTTACTCCTTCCGCTGGCCTGGCTTTACGGATTGATCTCAACTCTGATCCGTTTTAGCTATAAAGCGGGGCTGAAAAAAAGCTGGCGGGCTCCGGTGCCCGTCGTGGTGGTCGGGAATCTGACTGCCGGGGGTAACGGCAAAACGCCGGTGGTCATCTGGCTGGTTGAAACGCTGCAACAGCATGGTTTTCGTGTCGGTGTGGTTTCACGCGGGTATGGCGGAAAAGCGGAAAACTATCCGCTGCTGCTATGCGAAGAAACTTCAACGGCACAAGCGGGCGATGAGCCAGTGCTGATTTTTCAGAGAACGGGGGCACCGGTTGCGGTGTCTCCTGTTCGCTCTGATGCAGTAAAAGCACTCCTTGTGTCACATGAACTGGACGTGATTATTACCGACGACGGTTTGCAACATTATGCTCTTGCGCGTGATGTTGAAATTGTAGTGGTTGATGGCATAAGACGCTTCGGCAACGGGCACTGGTTACCGGCGGGACCGATGCGGGAGCGTCGTTCACGGTTGCGCTCAGTTGATGCTGTGATCACTAACGGTGGCACAGCACAATCAGGTGAGTTAGCAATGATCCTGCAGCCTGGAAAAGCCATCAATCTGCTGACCGGTGAGCAGCGTGATCCGACCTCACTACAGAATGTTGTCGCAATGGCTGGCATCGGGCATCCGCCACGTTTTTTTGCGACGCTGAAACAGTTGAACGTGAACGTGCAAAAAGAAGTCGCATTTTCTGATCATCAATCCTATACGCTGGATAAGCTTTCAGGCGTTGCACAATCCGGGCAAGCTCTTCTGATGACGGAAAAAGACGCGGTAAAATGTCGCTCATTTGCTCAGCCCGACTGGTGGTATCTGCCGGTTGACGCAAAGATTGAAGGAGTTCTGGCCGAGAAATTACTGCAAAAAATCAGCGATCTGATACTGAAAAACATCCGCTGA
- the msbA gene encoding lipid A ABC transporter ATP-binding protein/permease MsbA yields the protein MMNDKDLSTWQTFRRLWPMITPFKAGLIAAAVALVANAASDTFMLSLLKPLLDDGFGKADRSILLWMPLVVIGLMVVRGISGYISSYCISWVSGKVVMHMRRRLFGHMMRMPVAFFDQQSTGTLLSRITYDSEQVASSSSSALVTVVREGASIIGLFIMMFYYSWQLSVILLVIAPIVSVVIRVVSKRFRNISKTMQNTMGQVTTSAEQMLKGHKEVLIFGGQKVETARFDKVSNRMRQQGMRMVSASSISDPIIQLIASLALAFVLYAASFPSVMETLSAGTITVVFSSMIALMRPLKSLTNVNSQFQRGMAACQTLFSILDMEQEKDEGKLEVKRVKGDVEFKNVTFTYPGRDIPALRNISFDLPEGKTVALVGRSGSGKSTIANLLTRFYDIQEGKILMDGHDLREYTLSSLRDQVALVSQNVHLFNDTIANNIAYARTDMYSREEIEKAATMAYAMDFISKMDKGLDTVIGENGVLLSGGQRQRIAIARALLRDSPVLILDEATSALDTESERAIQAALDELQKNRTSLVIAHRLSTIEKADEILVIEDGCIVERGSHAKLLEERGVYSQLYRMQFGQ from the coding sequence ATGATGAACGATAAAGATCTCTCCACATGGCAGACATTCCGCCGCTTGTGGCCGATGATCACACCTTTTAAAGCCGGGCTTATCGCTGCGGCTGTTGCTCTGGTCGCTAACGCCGCCAGTGATACTTTCATGCTGTCCTTGCTCAAGCCGCTGCTGGATGACGGTTTTGGTAAAGCTGACCGCTCAATTCTTCTCTGGATGCCACTGGTTGTTATCGGCCTGATGGTCGTTCGTGGTATCAGTGGCTACATTTCCAGCTACTGCATTTCATGGGTGTCGGGCAAAGTAGTGATGCATATGCGCCGCCGTCTGTTCGGCCATATGATGAGAATGCCGGTCGCTTTCTTTGACCAGCAATCTACCGGTACCTTGCTTTCGCGCATTACCTATGATTCAGAACAGGTCGCATCCTCCTCCTCCAGTGCGCTGGTGACAGTCGTACGTGAAGGCGCGTCGATCATTGGTCTGTTTATCATGATGTTCTATTACAGCTGGCAGCTGTCGGTGATCCTGTTAGTGATTGCGCCGATTGTTTCTGTTGTTATTCGTGTGGTGTCTAAGCGCTTCCGTAATATCAGTAAGACGATGCAAAACACCATGGGGCAGGTAACAACCAGTGCCGAGCAGATGCTTAAAGGCCATAAAGAAGTGTTGATCTTCGGTGGTCAGAAAGTTGAAACCGCGCGTTTTGATAAAGTCAGTAACCGCATGCGTCAGCAAGGTATGCGTATGGTTTCTGCTTCCTCAATTTCCGACCCGATTATTCAGCTGATCGCTTCTCTGGCTCTGGCATTTGTATTGTATGCGGCGAGCTTCCCGTCTGTTATGGAAACGCTCAGCGCTGGTACCATCACTGTCGTGTTTTCTTCCATGATTGCCCTGATGCGTCCGCTAAAATCTCTGACTAACGTCAACTCTCAGTTCCAGCGCGGTATGGCTGCCTGCCAGACTCTGTTCTCCATTCTGGATATGGAACAGGAAAAAGACGAAGGTAAACTGGAAGTTAAACGCGTTAAAGGTGACGTGGAATTCAAAAATGTGACTTTCACTTATCCTGGGCGTGATATTCCCGCACTGCGTAATATCTCCTTCGACTTGCCAGAAGGTAAAACCGTTGCACTGGTGGGACGTTCCGGTTCCGGTAAATCGACCATCGCGAATTTGCTGACACGCTTCTATGACATTCAGGAAGGTAAAATCCTGATGGATGGACATGATTTGCGTGAATATACCCTGTCGTCATTGCGCGATCAGGTGGCACTGGTTTCCCAGAACGTCCATTTGTTCAACGACACCATTGCCAACAATATCGCCTACGCCCGAACTGATATGTATTCCCGCGAAGAAATCGAGAAAGCGGCCACCATGGCGTATGCGATGGACTTTATCAGTAAAATGGACAAAGGGCTGGATACGGTCATTGGAGAGAATGGCGTTCTGCTTTCAGGCGGTCAGCGTCAGCGTATTGCTATTGCACGTGCCTTGTTACGTGACTCGCCAGTTCTGATCCTCGATGAAGCAACCTCTGCGCTGGATACTGAGTCTGAGCGCGCAATTCAGGCTGCGCTGGATGAATTGCAGAAAAACCGTACCTCACTGGTTATCGCTCACCGTTTATCGACTATCGAGAAAGCGGATGAAATCCTGGTTATTGAGGATGGGTGTATCGTGGAACGTGGTTCACACGCGAAACTTCTCGAAGAACGTGGTGTTTACTCACAACTCTACCGGATGCAATTCGGGCAATGA
- a CDS encoding DNA internalization-related competence protein ComEC/Rec2 — MLPLIFLPQIPSAGVLTALCGLAWYLAGGKQKVLRISAIALLSFSWGAFQGGLQIQQINAFQGASRNVTATLQTINLGNASEQSQYLKIEKFEGRRIFPPLMFRTKWREEAESLQAGQRWQLKVSLRPVHSLLNEGGFDAQRWALSQHAPMTATIRSAVLLDNNSTLRQQFIRRVQLGMPQLENTPVLVALAFGEKGLIQGPEKLLLQRTGIAHLVAISGLHIGIAALFGWWLARGLQFYLPVRMIDYRFPLIVSGAFMLTYAWLSGGNAPAMRAALAVSMWPTLRFFRIRCHPWQIWLWGVALLLLLDPMNLLSDSFWLSCFAVASLVFWFQWAPLPARFQHAWYWSFLRWGHLQTGMTLLLLPIQIAIFQGVNAYSFLANMWAVPVVSLITVPLVLLSLLTNLLPAGWLINAKIIVWQLADSSLSLAMWGVKPFAAGWTPLGESFLVFSLLGWLIIICWRLIPVKHSFSLVLSLLALSVTWFLRFPPERWRIDMLDVGHGLSVLISRNGKGILYDTGNRWEGGSAAEQNIIPFLNRRNIQLEQIIISHNDMDHRGGLESLQTRYPDARLRENSISGHSHLQCIAGEQWRWQGLMFNVLWPERQVADAGNNESCVIRVSEGAFSLLLTGDIEAETEKALIMKWRQGLQATVLQVPHHGSNTSSTPPFLRTVKPVTSLASASRFNKWHLPAHKVVSRYNKARYDWHSTSESGQLSLFIYDDYWTIKGLREQLIPRWYHRQFGVSVDNE; from the coding sequence ATGTTGCCACTGATATTTCTCCCACAAATACCTTCTGCGGGTGTTCTGACGGCTTTATGTGGTCTCGCCTGGTATTTAGCCGGAGGAAAGCAAAAAGTATTAAGGATATCTGCGATCGCATTGCTCAGTTTCAGCTGGGGGGCTTTTCAGGGAGGACTTCAGATACAGCAGATAAATGCATTTCAGGGAGCGTCCAGAAACGTGACAGCAACTCTGCAAACCATCAATCTTGGGAATGCCAGTGAACAATCTCAGTATCTCAAAATTGAAAAATTTGAAGGCCGGAGAATCTTCCCACCTCTTATGTTCAGGACAAAGTGGCGTGAGGAAGCGGAAAGTCTGCAGGCCGGTCAGCGCTGGCAGCTGAAGGTCAGCTTGCGTCCTGTTCATAGCCTGCTCAACGAAGGCGGTTTTGACGCTCAACGTTGGGCCCTTTCTCAGCATGCTCCTATGACCGCGACAATCCGCAGTGCAGTGTTGCTTGATAATAACAGCACCCTTCGTCAGCAATTTATCAGGCGGGTACAGCTGGGGATGCCGCAGCTGGAAAATACGCCAGTGTTAGTGGCATTGGCTTTTGGGGAGAAAGGGCTGATTCAGGGACCGGAAAAACTTTTGTTGCAGAGAACCGGGATCGCGCATCTGGTGGCTATATCAGGGCTGCATATTGGTATTGCCGCCTTGTTTGGCTGGTGGCTGGCGCGTGGTCTGCAATTTTATCTGCCGGTAAGAATGATTGACTATCGCTTCCCGTTAATAGTGAGTGGGGCATTTATGCTGACCTATGCCTGGCTGTCGGGTGGGAATGCACCGGCTATGCGAGCTGCGCTGGCGGTATCAATGTGGCCGACACTTCGTTTTTTTCGCATCCGTTGTCATCCATGGCAGATTTGGCTGTGGGGAGTGGCTCTGCTACTGCTTTTAGACCCCATGAATCTTCTGTCAGACAGCTTTTGGTTATCCTGTTTTGCAGTGGCCTCGCTGGTGTTTTGGTTCCAGTGGGCGCCACTTCCAGCACGTTTCCAGCATGCCTGGTATTGGTCATTCTTGCGTTGGGGTCACTTACAGACGGGCATGACACTTCTTCTTTTACCGATACAAATTGCTATTTTTCAGGGAGTTAATGCTTATTCTTTTTTGGCTAATATGTGGGCGGTGCCGGTTGTTTCACTGATCACCGTGCCTTTAGTTTTGTTGTCCTTACTCACAAATTTGCTGCCAGCGGGCTGGCTGATTAATGCGAAAATTATTGTCTGGCAACTCGCTGATTCATCGCTGAGTCTGGCCATGTGGGGGGTAAAACCTTTTGCCGCGGGCTGGACTCCGCTTGGTGAGTCGTTTCTGGTGTTTAGCCTTTTGGGGTGGCTAATAATTATTTGCTGGCGCCTCATTCCTGTTAAACACTCTTTTTCACTTGTACTTTCTTTGCTCGCTCTTTCGGTGACCTGGTTTCTCAGGTTCCCGCCGGAAAGATGGCGGATCGATATGCTGGATGTCGGTCATGGTCTTTCAGTCCTCATCAGCAGAAACGGAAAAGGGATTCTGTATGACACTGGTAACAGATGGGAAGGGGGTTCAGCTGCTGAGCAGAATATTATTCCGTTCCTGAACCGACGAAATATTCAGCTTGAGCAGATAATTATCAGTCACAACGACATGGATCACCGTGGCGGACTGGAGTCATTACAAACCCGGTATCCCGATGCCCGGCTTCGGGAAAACTCAATATCGGGGCACAGCCATTTGCAATGCATTGCTGGTGAGCAATGGCGCTGGCAAGGGCTGATGTTCAACGTGCTGTGGCCTGAGCGGCAGGTCGCTGATGCGGGAAACAACGAAAGTTGCGTCATTCGCGTCAGTGAAGGGGCATTTAGTTTGCTGCTGACGGGAGATATTGAAGCGGAAACAGAAAAGGCTCTCATCATGAAATGGCGTCAGGGTTTACAGGCGACAGTGCTACAGGTACCCCACCATGGAAGCAATACATCGTCGACTCCGCCCTTCCTGAGAACGGTTAAACCTGTTACTTCACTCGCTTCTGCTTCCCGTTTCAATAAATGGCATCTGCCTGCGCATAAAGTTGTTAGCAGATACAACAAAGCGCGCTATGACTGGCATTCGACGTCTGAATCAGGCCAGTTGAGCCTGTTCATTTATGATGATTATTGGACAATTAAAGGCTTACGCGAGCAATTAATCCCACGTTGGTATCACCGTCAGTTTGGAGTATCAGTAGATAATGAGTAG
- the ihfB gene encoding integration host factor subunit beta — MTKSELIERLAGQHSHIPAKAVEDAVKEMLEHMAATLADGERIEIRGFGSFSLHYRAPRVGRNPKTGDKVELDGKYVPHFKPGKELRDRANIYG; from the coding sequence ATGACCAAGTCTGAACTTATTGAAAGACTTGCTGGCCAGCACTCTCATATCCCGGCGAAAGCTGTTGAGGATGCAGTGAAAGAGATGCTTGAGCATATGGCTGCAACCTTGGCTGATGGTGAACGCATCGAAATCCGTGGGTTTGGCAGTTTTTCTCTTCACTACCGTGCTCCGCGTGTTGGGCGCAACCCTAAAACGGGTGATAAAGTTGAGCTGGACGGCAAGTATGTTCCTCACTTTAAACCAGGCAAAGAGTTGCGTGATCGCGCGAATATTTATGGTTAA